GCGCGGTCGCCGCGTTCGGTCTCGCGGTGCCGCTGTGGGCCTCGGGCGCCGTGGCCTTCGGCGGTGGTCTGCTCGCTGCGGGAGTCGTGCTCGGCCTCGTCGGCACCACGTCGGGCAGCGGGTCGACGCGGCTGATCCTGGCCGGCTCGGCAGTCGCGATGGCCCTCGACGCGGCGACCGCCATGCTGCTGATCCTGTTCAAGGAGAGCACCACCGGGCTGTACGCCTGGGGCAGCGGCTCGCTCGCACAGCTGAACATCGACGCCGCCATGCGCGCCGTCCCGGTCATCGTCGTCGTACTTGCCGTCGCCGTGTTGCTGGCCCGGCGACTCGACGTGCTCGGCCTCGGCGACGACACGGCCGCCTCGCTCGGCGTGCCGATCCGCTCGACCCGGGTCATCGCGGTGCTCTGCGCCGTCCTGCTGACGAGCATCTCGGTGACGCTGGCTGGTCCCATCGCCTTCGTCGGCCTCGCCGCGCCGGTCGTGGTGCGCCTCGCGGCCAACCGCATCGGTGTGCTGAGCCGGCACGGCTTCCTGATCCCGGCCTGCGGGCTGGTCGGGGCACTTCTGGTGCTCCTCGCCGACGACGTGCTCCGGGCGGTTCTCGGCGCCCAGGCGGCCGCCTCGATTCCCACCGGAATCCCGACCTCGTTGCTCGGTGCCGTAGTCATCGTGATCCTCGCGCTCCGGCTTCGCGATGCGGGATCGGCGCGCTATGCGCCCCGGGCCCTCGTCGCCCTCCGCTCGCGCCGCCGCTTCCTCACCGTGGCGGTCGTCGCGGCCGGTCTGCTCGTCGCGGCGGTGCTGGTCGGCCTGCTCGCCGGCAGCCTGTGGCTACGCGTCGGCGACATCGTGCTCTGGCTCCAGGGCTCCGCGCCGGACCTGATCGGCCGGGCACTCGACGACCGCGCCCCACGGGTCGCGGCGGCCGTCGTCGCCGGTGCCGCACTCGCCCTGGCCGGAACCGTCGTGCAGGGCACGGTACGCAATCCGCTGGCCGAGCCGGGCGTACTCGGTATCACCGCCGGTGGCGGCCTCGGCGCGGTGATCGTGGTGACCTCGGGCGTATCCGGCGGGCGTCCCGTGCTCATCGTCACGGCCGTCGCGATGGGACTCGGCACCTTCGCGCTCATCGCCCTGCTGGCGTGGCGCGGAGGGCTCCTCCCCGACCGTTTCCTGCTCATCGGCATCGGCTGCGGCTACGCGCTCAGCGCCATCAGCACCTTCCTGCTCCTGCGTGCCGATCCGTGGGACACACCGCGGATCCTCACCTGGCTCTCGGGCACGACCTACGGCCGGTCCTTCGCCGACGTGCTGCCGGTCGCGCTCGTGCTCCTCCTCGCGACCCCCGCGGTGCTGGGAATGCGCCGCCAGCTCGACCTCCTGGCGATCGACGAGGACACCCCACGGATCTTCGGCGTCCGCCGAGACGGCGCGCGACTCCTACTGCTGACGATCGCGGCGGTCGTGGCGGCGGTGAGCGTGATCGCGGTCGGCGTGGTCGGCTTCGTCGGGCTCGTCGCTCCCCACATTGCCCGCGGCCTCGTCGGCGTTCGGCACGGGCGCATCATCCCGGTCGCCATGCTGCTCGGCGGCCTGCTCGTCTGCGTTGCCGACACCCTCGGCCGTACGCTCATCGCCCCCTCGCAGATCCCCGCCGGACTCATGATGGCCCTTGTCGGCGCACCCTATTTCGTCTGGCTGCTGCGTCGTTCACGTCCCTGATCGGCGGACTGCTCCACGAAGGTACGGATGAGCGCGCCGACCAACTCAGGACGCTCGGCGATGAGGTTATGCGTGGTACCCGGCACGATGCACAACTGCGCGCCGGGGATCGACGCGGCGATGAGAAGGCTGTGGCCGGGCGGGATCGTGTCACGATCGCCCGACATGACGAGCACCGGCGCCGCGATCCGGACGAGTTCGTCCGGCTCGATGTGCGGTTCGCTCCGCCAGAGGCGGAACAGCTTGGCGAGTACGACGTCCGCATGCCCCGGCCCGTCCGGCGACAGGCGTTCATAGTGCATCCGCTCGACGTCCGGCTTCTGCTCCTTTTCGAGCGCCTCGAGCACGGGGGCGGCTGAATCCGTGAACGCCGACGGATGAAGGTTGGCGCTGATGGCGGTCAGCGAGCGCACCCGCGCCGGGTGGTCGAGGGCGAGCAGCAGCCCGATGATCGCGCCGTCGCTGTAGCCGACGATGTGCGCCGATTCGAGGTCGACGGCATCGAGGTAGGCCAGCGTGTCGGCAACCCCGCGCGCGTACCCGTACTCCCCGTCGATGTCGGCCGACCGGCCGTGCCCGGGACGCTCGAAGGCGAACACCCGGTGATCCGGCAGGAGCGCGTCGGCCTGCGAACGCATCGACTCAAGGGAGCAGAAGCCGCCGTGCAGCAGAAGGACGGGATCGCCCTCGCCGGCGACTTCCGAATACAGGTCGACATCGCCGATCCGAAGGTAGCCCATCTGCTCCCGTCACCATTTCCCGAGTTCTGAATTCGGCACAGCTCAGCGCCTGCGCGGCGCCGCCCGCAGCGGCGTGGGCCAGGTGGAGTGGCGACCAGGCGCGGTGAACGCCGTGGTCAGAGTACGCCCGTCGTTGGTCCGATCCGTCAGGCTGTGCCGCTCGAGCGAGGCTGCACCGGCGGGCGCCCGCCGGGTTCTCCGGCTCCCCCGGGTCCTCCGGGTCCGCCGGGCTGCGGAGGCGTGCCGGACGGGCCGCCACCGCCGGGGCCGCCGCCACCGGTCGGGATGGTGGCCGTATCGACCCGCACGGCCAGGGAGACGGCGTAGCCGCGAGTGACGTCACCGGTCACGGTGCCAAGCTGCAGCGCTCCGCCGTCGTCACCGAAGACGTTGTCGTTCTGCAGGGAGACCTGTGCGAGGTTCCGGACCGACGCTTCGTAGCCCTTCTCGGCGTACACCTTGTCGCTGACATCCTTGGGCAGGGCAACCTGGGAGGTGGCGATGGCTTTCGTGGAATCGCTGATGCCGGCCTGGTCGGTGTAGACCTCGAAATGGATGTGCGGCCAGCGACCGGTGTAACAGGCCGGGAAGATGCTGGTGAACCGTACCTTCCCCTGGGCGTCGGCGATCTGCACGCCGCGGAGGTAGTTCTGGTCCTCGACACCCTCGGAATACAGCGAGTAGCGACCTTCACGGTCACAGTGCCAGACATAGACGGCCGCTCCAGCGAAGGCTCCGCCGCCATTCGCCAGGTCCTGGATCGTCAATTCGAGCGTCATGGGGACACCCTCGGCGGTGCCGTTCGTCTCGCCGAAGCTCGACCGGATGTCGCTGCGGACGACACCGCTCTGCTCCAGAACGTCGGGGCCGTTCGAGCCGTCACCCGGGTAGGGGCCGGCCGTCTCGTCGGGAATCTCACCGGTCGTGCCGCCTGCGGAAGCCGACGAGGACGCCGTCGACGAGGACGAACTACCGCCCGACCCGTTCCCGCACGCCGCGAGGCCGACAGTAACGGTGCCCAGGCCGAAGGCCCGCAGCAACTGCCGGCGGCCCATCAGGGTGCCGAGGTCGAAGCCGAGGCCCTGATCGACGACATCCTCCTCGGGCCGGTCCAGCGGGCGGCCCTCGTACATCGGTCCCGGCTTGCGCTCCTGGTCGTGCCGCATTCAGACCCCTCCGATCGCGGTTGGCGGTGTCCATCCGCGAGTTCGACGATGGCCCTGGATCCGGGGAGCCAGCTATGCCGAAGCTAGGAACGGGCTGTGAAGCCGCCACCAGGCGGGCATGGACAACAGTTGACGCCCGTTCAAGGCCATCGAGCACTGCTCATCAAACAGGACGCCGCTCGCTCACACCCCCAAAGGCTGCGGACGGAAAACCTTCCGGTACGCGCCCGGTGTGACGCCGAGGAGTTGTCCGAACTGGGAACGGAAGTTGCTCGTCGTAGGGAAGCCGGTCTGGGCAGCGATCCGATCGACGGTGTGGTCGGTAGTTTCAAGCAGGTCCTGCGCGTGACGGATGCGTACCCCCGAAACCCACTGCATAGGGCTTTGCCCTGTCTCGTCCTTGAATCGACGTGTCAGCGTGCGCACACTCAGGCCGGCTGCGGCGGCGATGTCCGCGAGGGTGAGGTCACGGTGCGCGTTTGCCTCAATCCAGGAGAGCGCTCGTTCCAGAGTCGATGTCCGGTAGGTGGCGCGGTTCCGAACGATGTACTGAGCCTGCCCTCCCGGCCGGTGCAGCGGCGCGACGGCAAGGCGGGCGGCGTCTGCCGCGACGGCCGTCCCGTAATCGCGCTGGACGATGTGCAGGCACAGGTCGAGACCGGAAGCGGCTCCGGCGGACGTCAGGATGCTCCCGTTGTCCGTGTAGAGCACGTCGGGGTTCATCCGGACAGCGGGATGCCTTCGCGCGAGCTCGTCCGCGGCGAGCCAGTGGGTCGTCGCGTCGCGGCCGTCGAGCAGGCCTGCCTCGGCCAGCGTGAACGCGCCGACGCAGATCGACGCGATTCGCGTGCCGCGCGCCGCTCCGGCCCGCAGTGCTTCGAGAACAGCGGGTGGCGACGGCTGCAACGGGTCGTTTCTGCCTGGCACGACGACGAGGTCCGCGCGCGCGACCGCGTCCAACTTCTCATCAACAGCCAAGCGCAGCGGACCGGCCTGGACGGACGGCTCGTGGCCGGCGACGACGAGCCGGTAGCCCGGACGGCCGTCCGGTAGGCGCACACGCCCGAAGGTTTCAATCGGAGTGGCCATATCGAAGGCAATCGCATCTGGGAGCGCAAGCACGACGACGGTGTGCATCCCCTGAGGATAGGGCACTCTGCGGGTGGCCAGATTCAGGCACTTTCTGTCTTGATAGTCATGGCCAGCCCCTGCAACGGAGCGCGAACATAGGAGGAAACCTCCATCGGAAGAGATCCTCCATGACTCAATCCCGCGTCCAGTTCGTGCTCTTCGACGGGTTCGATCCCCTGGACGTCATCGCCCCGTTCGAGGTGCTCACCGCCGGAAGCGACCTCCTCGGTGGCGCGTTCGCGGTTGAGCTCGTCAGCGCGAGTGGTCCCGGCGTGGTGCGATCCGGCAACCCACAGATCACCCTGACAGCCACCGCCACGCTCGACCCGGAGACACCCGGCTACGTGGTTGTCCCAGGGGCAGTCGGCCCCGTCCATGGAGACCCAGACGCCGGAGACGAGACCATCCCCGTACTCCTGGGCCGGTTCGCTTCGAGCGCCGCGATGCCCCTCATCCGCCGCGCGCTCGACAACCCGGACATCACCGTCGCGGCCTTCTGCGGGGGATCACTCGCACTCGCGATGGCCGGTCTCCTCGAAGGCCGCACCGCGACCACGCACCTGCTCGGCATCGACCTGCTCGATGCCACGGGAGTGAACGTCGTCCGCGCTCGCGTGGTGGACGACGGCAACCTCATCAGTGGCGGCGGTGTTACTTCGGGCCTCGACGTGGCCCTCTACCTGCTCGAGCGTGACTTCGGCTCCCAAACCGCGCACGCGGTCGAGGAGCTATTCGAGTACGAGCGTCGCGGAACCACCTGGAAGACCACGGGTCAGCCTGCGGTCTGATCCACCTACCCCGCCCCTCTGAAAGTGCAGGTCACTAAGCGCAGATGAACACCATCGTCGGAACCTGGCTGCTACGCATGAAGACGCCCGTCGGCACTATCGAGGCCGACTACCACTTCGAGGAACACGATGGCGTGATCCGCGCTAGCGCGACCGGCGCTGGCGAGACCACGACCCTCACTGACATCGTGGTCTACGACGACCCAACCGGGCAGCGGGTCACCTGGCGGCAGAGCATCACCAAGCCGCTGCGCCTCAACCTCGCCTATGACGTCATTGTCGACGGCGATGCGCTCTCCGGCGAGTCCCGCGCCGGGCGGCTGCCGCAGACGCGCGTGACCGGCGAGCGGAGCAGCACGTGAGTGCATTCCTGCTCTCGGTCCATGTGCTCGCGGCGATTCGCACATTGGGCCTTTCCGAGTAACGGTTGGTGGCGTTGTGTGATCACGTCGTGCGGCGGTGGTCGATGTGGAGCAGGACCAAGGCGGCAGCGGTGATCCGGCCAATGCTCCAGGGACACAGGGCTGACGTTGCGCAGCGCTTTAAAGGTCGTCTTGAGCAGGGAGTTCCCGCGTTCGCTGATGGCGCGGACCGCGTTGTGGGCCTTGTTGAACTGCTGCTGTACGTCGGTGCAGGCATGGTTGCGTGGCTTCTTGAACGCCACCGTGATGGTGTCGGCCTCGCCTTCGTAGCCGAGGTCACCGAGGACCCGTAGGCCGGCGTCGGTCCAGGTTCTCAGCAGTGGCAGGATGCCGTGCTCGCGCAGCGCGGTGGTGTCGTGTTCACCGCCGGGACGTGCTGTCGATGTTGCTGTGGGCGTAGCCGGCCATCTTCGCGGCCAGCAACACCGAGTGCAGGCCGGGCGCTTGGGCGGCGAGCACGGTAAGGCCCTCATGCAGGTACGCGTACCCCGTCGACCTGCTGATCGTGTTGTCGCTGGCGAGTTGCGAGATGCGGGTGCCGTCGATCAGCCAGCGGATCACCAGGACAGCCTGTTTGAAGCAGCCCAACGACCTGGTCCCGGCGCGGGTGCCGAGCCGTTGCCCCCGCCTCGGCGGCGCCCGACCAAGTCTCGATCCCGTACTTCCCGCCCGGGAACTGCCCGCAGGGCACGCTCTGCATCTGGCCCACCTGGGAGAACCTGGAGAACGGCCCCACGTCGCCGCCGTCCCTGGTGACCAGAACCGAGTGGACCGGCAACGTCGCCGCGTACGCCGTCTACAACTACACATCCCGCAACGCCGAGATCACCTGGGGCTACACGTATCTCGGGAAGCCGCTCACCGGCAAGCCCTGCGCCACCCCCGGGTGGGGGGAGACACGTACGTGCCGATGCGCGCGACGAAGGTGAGTTGGCAGACGACCACCTGCTGACCTCCAGCCGTCACCCGACCGGACGACCTGCTGGCCGTCGAGTGCGGCGGCGATCGTCCGCCGGGTCGGGGCTGCGTCCGTGCTGAGGATTACACCCATAAGCCCGATCGAAGAAGGTGAACCGTGCTGCTGAAAGCCATCGCCATCGCCGCCTCTGTCGCAGGGATCACGCAGGTCGTGCCCACGACCTCGACCCGTGCGTCTGCTCCGAGGTCGCCGGCCGGCCCGGACGGTGTCGGCCGTCGTTTCCACAGTGGCGCCGTCGGGTGAGAGCACGGTCGGCTCCACTGTGGGCGGTGATCAGATGCTGGCGGGCCGTGGTGCCATCCGACAGATACCACCCTGAAACTACCTCAATCGTCACCAGACTCAGGTGGACGCCAGCTTCCGAGTGACCCGCCGGACTACGTCGTTTCAGGTGCTTGACCTGTCAATTTTCCGCCGGTAGTTTAAATTCGTAACTACAAGCATCTATCTATAAAGCAGGTGAACCGTGCTGTTGAAATCCATCGCCATCGCCATCGCCGCGTCCGTCGCAGGCGTGCTGGCCACCGCCCCCGCCGCCTCAGCGGCAGCACCCGGAGTGTCGATACAAGGCTGGGGGTCCGGGAACTGCCCGCAGGGAATGCTCTGCATCTGGCCCAACTGGAATCACCCGCCGCAGGGTCCCGTGGAGACGCCGTCTCTGACGACCAACAGCGAGTGGACCGGCAGCATCCAGGGATTCAACTTCTACAACGGCACAGGCCGCGACGCCGTAATATCCGGGTTCACTTTCGGCTCGTCGATTCCCTTCAAGAACTGCGCTCCTGCCGGCGGGACCGGGGGCGACCTGTATATACCGGTCAACGTGACGAAGGTGACTTGGCAGCTGACCCCCTGCTGATCCTCCACTGGGCCTTTCCGGCCTCCTGCACGCCGACCGGCAACGGCTCGGCACCCGCGCCGGGACCCGGTCGTTGGGCTGCTTCAAACAGGCTGTCCTGGTGATCCGCTGGCTGATCGACGGCACCCGCATCTCGCAACTCGCCAGCGACAACACGATCAGCAGGTCGACGGGGTACGCGTACCTGCATGAGGGCCTTACCATGCTCGCCGCCCAAGCGCCCGGCCTGCACTCGGTGTTGCTGGCCGCGAAGATGGCCGGCTACGCCCACATCAACATCGACAGCACGCCCCCGGCCGTGAACACGACACCACCGCGCTGCGCGAGCACGGCATCCTGCCACTGCGCTCAAGACGACCTTTAAAGCGCTGCGCAACGTCAGCCTGTGTCCCTGGAGCATTGGCCGGATCACCGCTGCCGCCTTGGTCCTGCTCCACATCGACCACCGCCGCACGACGTGATCACACAACGCCACCAACCGTTACTCGGAAAGGCCCAATGTGAGAATCGCCGCGAGCATGTTCCCGCGCTCCGCGCGTCTCGCCCTCGCCGCGCCCGACGACCCGAGGAGGGCTGTCGCGGTGCACATCCTGCACCGAATCACACGCGTCTACACAGTAATCGGCGTGCTCGTTCCAGTGTTCGGCCTCGCTAAGGGCGCGAGCATCGGCGTGCTCGGCGACACCTGGCTGATCGTCTCGATGATCCTGACTGCGGCTGCGGTCGCGATGCCGATCGCGTTCATTCTGCCCGCTCAGAAACGCGTCGTCCGCGCCCTCGACACGGGCGCGAACGACGCCGGCGTCTCGGTGCCTGACGGGACCGCACGCCGACTCGGGATGCTGACGGGCGTGTTCAACCTGCTGTGGGCAATCGTCGTCGTCCTGATGATCTACCGTCCTGGCTCGACCGCGGGAGTCGGGCTGTGAGCCCGCGCCGTACGCCACCGGGTATGGCTGCCACAGGGCACCTCATCACGCGCTCCACGCCACATCGGCGGTGACTCCGGCCAAGCGGGGCATGCGTTGGACCGGATAGGTCGCGGGGGTTTCGCCGGCTGCCGCTTCCGGGTAGCGGATGGCTCATGAACCGCAATCTCGTGAAGGGTCTGCAGGTTGCGTGGGGGCTGCCGGAGTTCCGCAACGGGGTGCGACACCTCATCGATCTCGAGGAAGTGTCAGTGCTGCTCGCGACGCTGTCCGTCCCGGATCATGACCGCGAGGTTGAGCGCAGCCTGTTGAGCCTGCTGCGGTCCGGCCTGGACACGATCGAGATCCGAGAGGCGGTGTTGCTGCTACTGGAGGAGGACGAGGTGCGCCGGCCGCTCGTCGCGGCGGCGGTGGAACCGCTTGCGGACCGACCGGGTCAGGTTGCCGCCATCGCTTCGGCGGCCGAGGATCCTGCGGTGCGGCGTGAGGTACGGGCGGTGCTGGGCAACGCCACGGTGCGGGAGCTGATCTGGCAGGCGATTGAGAACCAGGTGAGCGACAACCGGTTCGGCTTGATCCGCCGGGCGGCGGTGCTGTTCGTGCGGCACCCGAGCGTCCGGCGCCTCGCGTGGGCCGTGCGCCGGCACGGCGTGTTGCGCGAACTACGCCGGAAGCGGTGAAGTCCGCATCGATGGGCGCGAGCCCAGCGCGCTCGGCGGCATGGTTGGGCGTTGCGCCAGTACGGGTGGCGGGACGTGTGGGGATCAGTCGATGAGATTGAGGCCCGTCAGGTCGGCCGATAGCGCCCAGAGGCGAGCTGCCTCCCTGCTGTCGGTGGGGCTGCCGTCGGTGAGGTGGCAGTCCACGCAGTAGCCGCCGCCGTTCGCGTCGAGGTGGGGCGACGTGGCGGCCCAGACTTGGGTCGCCGCGCCTTGCTCGACGGTCTTGAACAGGCCCGGCGTAGGAGTCCCGTCCGCGTCGATCCAGCCGGCGGCGGCCATCTCCTCGACTCCAAGGTGCCGTTGCAGGGGAGTGAGGATCCAGCCGGGGCTGACGGAGAAGGCGCGGACGCGGTGCGGTCTGCCGAGCAGGTCGAGGTGGCGGGCGAACAGGACGTTCGCGAGCTTGGACTGGGTGTAGGCCTCCCACTTGTCGTAGCCGCGCCCAAACTGCACGTCGTCCCACCGGATACGCCACGACGGGTTGCGGCCGGAGGCGACCGAGACGACCCGAGCCGTGCCGGGCGCGGTGAGCGCGGGCCACAGCAGGTTCGCCAGCGCGTAGTGACCGAGGTGGTTGATCGCGAACTGCGCTTCCCAGCCGGGTCCTACCCGTGTCTCCGGGCAGGCCATGATTCCGGCACTCGCGATCAGGATGTCGAGGGCGGAGTGGATGCGTAGGAACCGTTCGGTGAACGCGCGGACGGAGGCGAGGTCGGCGAGATCGAGCTGGTCGACCTCGACCCCGGCTACGCCGGCGAGCGCCTGCTTCGCTGCGTCCGGCCTGAGCGCTGGGACGACGACCCGAGCCCCGGCTTGGGTGAGCGCGAGGGTCGTGGCGAGACCGAGGCCGGAGTAGCCGCCCGTGACGACAGCGGTCTTGCCGGTGAGGTCGATTCCGGCGAGGACGTCTCCGGTCGTGCTGTGGGCGCCGAACGTGGTGTGGGTCGTGTCGCTGGTCATGCCGCGGACGCTAGGTGCTAGACCGAGGTCTAGGTCAACGGGGCTACGGTCGACGCTATGACGGACAGGGGCCTGAGCATCGGCCAGGTGGCGCAGCGCACCGGGTTGAGCGTGCACGCCCTGCGGCTCTACGAGCGTGAGGGTTTGTTAGCCAGCGAGGTGCAGCGCGACGGGTCCGGCAGGCGCGTCTACAGTGCCTGGGACGTCGAGTGGCTGGCGAACTGCGTGAAGTTCCGGGCCTCCGGGATGCCGCTCACGACGATCAGCCGCCTGGCCCAGCTCGTCCGCGAGGGCAGCGGCAACGAGGCCGAACGGCTCGAGCTGCTCCGCGAACACCAGCGCTACATCACCGAGCAGCTCGCGCAGCTGAGCGACTGCCTCGAACTCGTCAACGTCAAAGTGGCCAGCTACGAACAACACCTTGCCACCGGCGCCTCCGGAGATCCCTGGCAACAGCAACCCCGGCCCGCACCGAAAGAGCACAGACACCAGATGGGCTGAGCAGTGAGCCGTCGACCCCCGGCCCGGGGCGTTTGCCGACGGGCAGATGGCGCGATGGAGCCCAGGTAAGGTACCCGCGGTCACCATCAGCGGCCGTATGTCTCCAGCAGCCGCAGCCAAACCTCGCTGACGGTCGGGTACGATCACCTTCCGGTCCTCGTCGACGACCATGCGGGCGTGTCCCGTGTAGCCATCAGCGTGCAGAGAAGATCCGGCAACTGCGCCCAGGGCGTAGTCCACGACCCGGATCCGCAGTCCGGCTGCCGCAGCCGCGGCTGCGGTCAGCCCCACCGACGCGATCTCCGGGTCGGTGAAGACCACCTGCGGCACCGCACGGTCATCAGCGGTAGCCGCGTGCCGGCCCCACCGGCCGTCCTCGACCTTCTCGCCCTTCGCCCGGGCCACGATCACGTCGCCGACCGCGCGTGCCTGATACTTGCCCTGATGGGTCAGCAGAACCCGCCGATTCACATCACCAGCGGCATACAGCCACTCCCCGCCCCCGACGACGCGCAACGTGTCGTCGACCGCCAGCCAGGCACCCGGCGCCAGTCCGACGCTGTCCAGGCCGATGTCCTGGGTTTTCGGCGTACGGCCAATCGCCACCATTACCTCGTCGGCCTCGACCCGGTCACCGTCGGCGATCCCAATGTGGACGGTCCCGCTGTCGTCGCGGTTGACGGAAACGGCCCTCGCGCCGAGGCGTACCGACACACCGGCCTCGCGCAACGACTCCGTGACCAACTCAGCGGCGAAGGGCTCC
The window above is part of the Micromonospora sp. LH3U1 genome. Proteins encoded here:
- a CDS encoding iron ABC transporter permease; amino-acid sequence: MSGTLAPRPLPRVGFGRGASGAAVLAVLLAVVVVLGLWHVTQGTSGVGFRDLLRYLLGAREDVGGVPVTDVLTGSRLPRMLAGIAVGVALGAAGALLQSVTRNALAAPDTLAVTAGSYFALCAVAAFGLAVPLWASGAVAFGGGLLAAGVVLGLVGTTSGSGSTRLILAGSAVAMALDAATAMLLILFKESTTGLYAWGSGSLAQLNIDAAMRAVPVIVVVLAVAVLLARRLDVLGLGDDTAASLGVPIRSTRVIAVLCAVLLTSISVTLAGPIAFVGLAAPVVVRLAANRIGVLSRHGFLIPACGLVGALLVLLADDVLRAVLGAQAAASIPTGIPTSLLGAVVIVILALRLRDAGSARYAPRALVALRSRRRFLTVAVVAAGLLVAAVLVGLLAGSLWLRVGDIVLWLQGSAPDLIGRALDDRAPRVAAAVVAGAALALAGTVVQGTVRNPLAEPGVLGITAGGGLGAVIVVTSGVSGGRPVLIVTAVAMGLGTFALIALLAWRGGLLPDRFLLIGIGCGYALSAISTFLLLRADPWDTPRILTWLSGTTYGRSFADVLPVALVLLLATPAVLGMRRQLDLLAIDEDTPRIFGVRRDGARLLLLTIAAVVAAVSVIAVGVVGFVGLVAPHIARGLVGVRHGRIIPVAMLLGGLLVCVADTLGRTLIAPSQIPAGLMMALVGAPYFVWLLRRSRP
- a CDS encoding alpha/beta fold hydrolase yields the protein MGYLRIGDVDLYSEVAGEGDPVLLLHGGFCSLESMRSQADALLPDHRVFAFERPGHGRSADIDGEYGYARGVADTLAYLDAVDLESAHIVGYSDGAIIGLLLALDHPARVRSLTAISANLHPSAFTDSAAPVLEALEKEQKPDVERMHYERLSPDGPGHADVVLAKLFRLWRSEPHIEPDELVRIAAPVLVMSGDRDTIPPGHSLLIAASIPGAQLCIVPGTTHNLIAERPELVGALIRTFVEQSADQGRERRSSQTK
- a CDS encoding dioxygenase family protein encodes the protein MRHDQERKPGPMYEGRPLDRPEEDVVDQGLGFDLGTLMGRRQLLRAFGLGTVTVGLAACGNGSGGSSSSSTASSSASAGGTTGEIPDETAGPYPGDGSNGPDVLEQSGVVRSDIRSSFGETNGTAEGVPMTLELTIQDLANGGGAFAGAAVYVWHCDREGRYSLYSEGVEDQNYLRGVQIADAQGKVRFTSIFPACYTGRWPHIHFEVYTDQAGISDSTKAIATSQVALPKDVSDKVYAEKGYEASVRNLAQVSLQNDNVFGDDGGALQLGTVTGDVTRGYAVSLAVRVDTATIPTGGGGPGGGGPSGTPPQPGGPGGPGGAGEPGGRPPVQPRSSGTA
- a CDS encoding GlxA family transcriptional regulator — encoded protein: MHTVVVLALPDAIAFDMATPIETFGRVRLPDGRPGYRLVVAGHEPSVQAGPLRLAVDEKLDAVARADLVVVPGRNDPLQPSPPAVLEALRAGAARGTRIASICVGAFTLAEAGLLDGRDATTHWLAADELARRHPAVRMNPDVLYTDNGSILTSAGAASGLDLCLHIVQRDYGTAVAADAARLAVAPLHRPGGQAQYIVRNRATYRTSTLERALSWIEANAHRDLTLADIAAAAGLSVRTLTRRFKDETGQSPMQWVSGVRIRHAQDLLETTDHTVDRIAAQTGFPTTSNFRSQFGQLLGVTPGAYRKVFRPQPLGV
- a CDS encoding DJ-1/PfpI family protein, with protein sequence MTQSRVQFVLFDGFDPLDVIAPFEVLTAGSDLLGGAFAVELVSASGPGVVRSGNPQITLTATATLDPETPGYVVVPGAVGPVHGDPDAGDETIPVLLGRFASSAAMPLIRRALDNPDITVAAFCGGSLALAMAGLLEGRTATTHLLGIDLLDATGVNVVRARVVDDGNLISGGGVTSGLDVALYLLERDFGSQTAHAVEELFEYERRGTTWKTTGQPAV
- a CDS encoding SDR family NAD(P)-dependent oxidoreductase, whose protein sequence is MTSDTTHTTFGAHSTTGDVLAGIDLTGKTAVVTGGYSGLGLATTLALTQAGARVVVPALRPDAAKQALAGVAGVEVDQLDLADLASVRAFTERFLRIHSALDILIASAGIMACPETRVGPGWEAQFAINHLGHYALANLLWPALTAPGTARVVSVASGRNPSWRIRWDDVQFGRGYDKWEAYTQSKLANVLFARHLDLLGRPHRVRAFSVSPGWILTPLQRHLGVEEMAAAGWIDADGTPTPGLFKTVEQGAATQVWAATSPHLDANGGGYCVDCHLTDGSPTDSREAARLWALSADLTGLNLID
- a CDS encoding MerR family transcriptional regulator is translated as MTDRGLSIGQVAQRTGLSVHALRLYEREGLLASEVQRDGSGRRVYSAWDVEWLANCVKFRASGMPLTTISRLAQLVREGSGNEAERLELLREHQRYITEQLAQLSDCLELVNVKVASYEQHLATGASGDPWQQQPRPAPKEHRHQMG